ATGAACTAAGTTTAGAGATAATTAAAGAAAATGTTATATAAATAATTTAAGCTTCCTAAACTAGCTTCCCATGTTGACCACTTACCTCACTTACCTCACTTGAAATTTCTGGTTCTAGATGAATCATTACATATGACTCCCCAGTAAATATATTTTTTATTTCCTCTTCAATTTTATCGGAGAGGATATGGGCATCAACTAACGATGCGTTTGCGAAAACATGGACATTCACATTAATTTCTCGTGTAGGTCCGCTTTTTCTTGTTTTTAAACTATGATATCTAGTTATTTCTAGATGGGAGTCAAGGATATTTAATATTTTTGAAATATCCTCATCTGGAAGTTTAGAATCTACTAAATCATTTAAAGATTTTTTGATTAATGTTATTGAAGTTTTAACTATTAAGACCGAAACACATATAGCAGTGATTGGATCTATAATTGGTATTTTAGTTATTTTCAATAATATAAGTCCAACAAACACTCCTATAGAGGTATACACATCTGTTAGAAGATGCATCGCATCTGCCTCTAAAGCAATAGAATCTGTCTTTTTTGCTGTTTTTAATAAAATCATCGAGATGCAAAAATTAACTACAGCCGCTATGATCATTACAAATATACCTACACCTACATTTTCAACGGCTCCACCATCAATTATTCTTTTTATGGCTTGATAGATTATGAGCGCCGCAGCAAGTAAAATTAATAAAGCCTCGACGAATCCAGATACATTTTCATACTTACCATGCCCAAATGGGTGACCATCATCCTCAGCTTTTGAGGCTACCTTAATTGAGAAAAAGGCAATAATACTTGCCAGAAGATCTATAGACGAATGGATTGCTTCAGAAATAACACTAACTGAGCCCATTAATATTCCAGCTATAACTTTTAAAAGTATTAACGCAGTATTAGAAAATATGGATAGTAATGCGCATTTTTGCTTGTTCATTTTTATTCATTCCTTTCAAATTGAAATCAATTGATAATCTTTAATATTATTATTATAGATCAAATCATGTTTAAAATCAACACTTTTAATTCAAATATTTAGCAATTATCATTTTCAATTGATAATTCATTTTACATGAATTTACTTTTCAAGTAATTTTTAAATTAACTGTTTATAAAACAAAAAAAACAGATGCAATTTTGCATCTGTTTTTTATTTATTATTCATTATTTATTTAGTTGTTTTAACAAAGTACCAAGTTGCTTAATATATTCTCCATATTTTGCCCAATCCAAACTTTTTTGAGCATCAAGTGCTTTAGTATATAAATCATTTGCCTGCTTAATTAATTTAGTTTCAGTTTGGGTTAATGGAACAGTCGTCGTAGTTCCTGTTTCAGTTTTAA
This window of the Clostridium estertheticum genome carries:
- a CDS encoding cation diffusion facilitator family transporter, with the protein product MNKQKCALLSIFSNTALILLKVIAGILMGSVSVISEAIHSSIDLLASIIAFFSIKVASKAEDDGHPFGHGKYENVSGFVEALLILLAAALIIYQAIKRIIDGGAVENVGVGIFVMIIAAVVNFCISMILLKTAKKTDSIALEADAMHLLTDVYTSIGVFVGLILLKITKIPIIDPITAICVSVLIVKTSITLIKKSLNDLVDSKLPDEDISKILNILDSHLEITRYHSLKTRKSGPTREINVNVHVFANASLVDAHILSDKIEEEIKNIFTGESYVMIHLEPEISSEVSEVSGQHGKLV